One Acinetobacter pullicarnis genomic region harbors:
- a CDS encoding beta propeller repeat protein: protein MVDLQGGDLRLYQSKGLMFLSYSEPLRMADQYNTQGEVIGRGFAEEWMKDTAEWLNRDQIRLIKGNLNQKAEIIFSIFAQKGSWWTNQDLSKIYISVIFNDYHKQGVIPVDKILGNARIYKMFKSVDSGLNFKPIHWPKARPIIQVLFDQTGQYGYVIGGNRELWRSSDAGETWKKIVIPQQWILKAETDDDISNNIVKTFDAYYLDEKTKMLYLSCFKYDPKQSRNEVYALPWNEALTDMNQLKPIVVIADVYITAIQSAPEQGLYLLTEKFDFSDFNLQSNKKSAQFIYLSKDKKQHLVELGDRLMLGHLYQGKDGVLVIVGSKVSESYLRFEDMYLISTDQGQSWSFHNNESSATGQTFDTQTNRLWKLENAKLYSKQLD, encoded by the coding sequence ATGGTTGATCTACAAGGTGGAGATTTAAGGCTTTATCAATCTAAAGGTTTGATGTTTCTATCTTATAGTGAACCTTTAAGAATGGCAGATCAATATAATACTCAAGGTGAAGTAATTGGACGAGGTTTTGCAGAAGAATGGATGAAGGATACTGCTGAATGGTTAAATCGAGATCAAATAAGACTGATTAAAGGCAACTTAAATCAAAAAGCTGAAATTATATTTAGTATCTTTGCACAGAAAGGTAGCTGGTGGACTAATCAGGATTTATCTAAAATTTATATCAGTGTGATTTTTAATGATTATCACAAGCAGGGTGTGATTCCGGTGGATAAAATTTTAGGCAATGCTCGTATCTATAAAATGTTTAAATCAGTTGATAGTGGCTTAAATTTTAAACCAATCCACTGGCCCAAAGCTAGACCTATTATACAGGTTCTATTTGATCAAACGGGGCAATATGGTTATGTAATTGGAGGGAATAGAGAACTCTGGCGTAGCAGTGATGCTGGGGAAACATGGAAGAAAATAGTAATCCCTCAGCAGTGGATACTTAAAGCAGAAACGGATGATGATATATCAAATAATATCGTAAAGACTTTTGATGCCTATTATCTAGATGAAAAAACCAAAATGCTTTATCTATCTTGTTTTAAATACGATCCGAAGCAAAGTAGGAATGAAGTTTATGCTTTGCCTTGGAATGAAGCATTAACGGACATGAATCAGTTAAAACCAATTGTTGTCATTGCTGATGTATATATTACTGCGATCCAATCTGCGCCTGAGCAAGGTCTTTATTTATTAACAGAGAAATTCGATTTTTCTGATTTTAATTTACAGTCGAATAAAAAGTCTGCTCAATTCATTTATCTATCTAAAGATAAAAAGCAGCATTTGGTGGAGCTTGGTGATCGCTTAATGTTGGGGCATTTATACCAAGGGAAAGATGGTGTGCTGGTTATTGTCGGTTCGAAAGTATCTGAAAGTTATTTACGTTTTGAGGATATGTATTTGATCAGTACGGATCAAGGTCAAAGCTGGTCATTTCATAACAATGAGTCCAGTGCTACTG